The Aedes albopictus strain Foshan chromosome 2, AalbF5, whole genome shotgun sequence region GTACTTTGCCCGTAGATTGTCCGCGATGCATGTTTTATTGAACGGATTTAAGACACAGGGATTCACTTCCGCAAGGCAGGCGAGCGGTGCTGCGATCAGGAGAGCGGTTAGCGATACGAAAAATTGTCTAGCCATGTTGGGTATTCCCGAATGGCGTTAAGAGTAAAGACTATATGGAGAAGATTTGCATCTGTAGGTTTTTATATGATTTAGGTGCTGATGGACTGTGTGCTCATCCCGGAAGATGTGCATTTTGCCATGCCACAAGTACAAAGAACATATTAAACGATGAGCGGAATGTTTTGTTTTGTGGCTTACGCGTAACTCTCATTATACAAACACAATATTCTATAAGCTTTTTAGTGCAGCGGCCCGGTGACTCTTAGCGATCGCACAGAACGTGATCAATACTGTAAATTTATAGTAGTAACGTTGCGTGAGATGGAAATGCTAGTATGAAGTATTGCTTTGAACCAGATTTGAAACTTAATTCTTCAAATTATTTTGTTAAAGAACAATGAAAGTGTTGATCTTATAGGTTAGAGATCATTTCGTGAACTATAGAACTATAGCGAAACATCGGTTAAGTCATAGAATGTGTAGATTACACCTACCACGTGCATCAGCAAACAATGATGTTGAATCATATCACGTCTACCATATTATCAGACGTGCGTAAGTCAAGAGCAAAATACTCATCCACACGCGTTGCATGTACTAAGAACAAACACGATTTAGATCACTTCCGTATCGCTTCATTCGCATATATATTATTGATCCTCTTCCAGCCACCGAGTCAGTTGTCTTCAGATCATCTCCCGAAGATCTACACAATGCCAATTCTTTCCAACTCATTGGTGATTGCCCTATTGGTGGCGGCTCCATTCCAATGCCTCGGAGCTGCAGTGGACCCTTGTGCCGAGAATAAGTTCACCCCTAGCTGTATCGCACCCTGTTTGGTGGCTACCTACGACGAGATCGTAGATCTGCCCAACCACCCGGAAAAGCTACTGATCGACGTGCGCAAACCGGAGGAGTTGAACTGTACCGGGAGCATTCCAACTAGCATCAATATTCCACGTAAGATTTGGGTCTACAATTTGGTTGAATAAGATTTGTATTTGAGAttctaaaatatttttctcaGTTGCTGTCGTTGGTCAAGAGTTGCAACTCGGCGTGGTCGAGTTCCAGTGCAAATACAACCGAAGGAAGCCGGGCTTGAACGATCCTGTTATCTTCTCTTGCCGGGAAGGTAATCGAGCAGCAGACGCTGCAAATATTGCCTCCAAGTTGGGGTACACCAAGTAAGGCTCGTGAAACAATTTCGtctttgatgtactttcatatatttttttctctttttcaaGTGTCAAAAACTACGTTGGATCATGGTCAGAATATGCTGCTAAGAATTGTTTACCAAATGCCTGTCCCTAATCTTATTGGGAGACAAAACAGGTTTCAAACAATCATCACGAGAGACAGATCCTGATGCTAAAAATAACTCTTCTGTTTGGTTATCTTTGGAATACTTATAATCAACGTCTGCCGAAATATATGTCAATTTGGGATCAATATCTAtgttgatttttgcctttctcgtacaccaagttgTATGTTCGCTCCGAAAACGAAAACTGGATAGAActcccggaggggtcaagtcttaggaaaatagtttcagattatATTTGAACCGTTAGTgatccgtaaccggttccgggtctacaaatataaaagtgaaccaaacacatacatgcgacaaatcaaatcgtggccttttctaTAAACTtataaacggttagcaaggaaATTGGCTCAGACTACACTAGAATCTACTGatactgttccggaaccggttccgggtgtcccgctgagaGTGTcttaatataaaagtgaaccaaacccatgtatgcaacTATCAAATCGTGGCTCTTTACCTGATATCGGCTAGCAATAAATAGTTTTAGATTATATTTGGgataaccggtagtgtttcggaacagTTTCGGGTGTCTCGCCGAACGTAGTCCACGTTGTCTATGGTAAaagaatattattagaaaaaaatcagtatcgctaagtcacccagcaaatgaaagctaagggtcTATACTTTCATTTAGTGCTAAGCgcgaaatgttctatcggggttcgaatgagtgtaatcagtttcgtaccttttaattccaccctaattgctttcgactaccacttgtaatcttcctcagtgtacgTTAgtagataactgacactgaggaagattacaagtggtagtcgaaatacgcgtatctgtcaaaggataagcaattagggcggaattaaaaggtacgaaactgattacacgcattcgaagagggtattctgcttagagggttcgaaaagtcggtacaagattttaTCGGCGATTATTCCCCTACAAATTTTAGGTAAAAAGTACCCAAAAAAGGGGTATTTGTcggaaatttgttctagaaatcacgaaaaaaattaaaaattgttctaAACCCTCTATAGAACATTtccctcttagcaccaaatgaaaaaagaagacccttagctttcatttcgtgggtgacttagcgatactgattttttttcgataatgtTTATTGTCACAGATACCGAGggtcgaatgtaaaagagaaccaaaccaataTTCACGACACATCAAATGTCTTTTTCAATTATCTCATGAACGGTTAACGGTTAAAAATCTCAGACAAAATCAGATGGAAAAACTAGTAGTGTTCCGCagtcggttccgggtgtccctctggaagtggtcaaatctagAAGGGAATCAAATCTATGCATGCCATCAAATCTTGGCTTTTTAGACACGGTTAAAAaaaagcctcagatcacattagagactatccGTAGAGTTCCAcaaccggttctaggtgtcccaccagaagtggtcaaatgtaaaaatgtaacccatacatgcgatacatcaattCGAGGCTGTTTAGGTCACTTGATGAGCAATTAGCAATGAaaagtctcagatcatatttggaacaacccaTAGTGACATAGAgtcggttccagctgtcccgctagAAGTGACCAAATGTAACAGTGAATCAAATTTATGCATATGGCACATAAATAGCGGCTTGAGCGGTTAGCATGacaataggctcagaccacatttaaaactaccggtagtgttctggaacggGCACGTGTGCCCCACAgaaattggccaaatataaagtaaaccaaacccatgcatgggacATAATAAACctcgacttttttgataacctgatgaatggttgcaaaaaaataggctcagacttcATAAGAGACTACCGGTGGTATTGCATAAGCAGCGTTGGATGCTTCGCTGAAGTTACGAAAGGCTGATATTTTCAGCTTTGCCCGCACGTTGAACATAAgttccatcaataagtttcccaattcgaaAGTGGCTTTGTTAGAAGTAAATAAAGCATTTGAAAAGATTTCGActtggaaagatcatgagtatatattcgacgagaacggcactatcaccactaggcagattaatctgttttttttttatatattgatTTAGTTCCCTGTGTTTTAAACTGAATGTTCTTTCATATTGAAAAGCTTTCTTTATACGATTCTGTTGCTTCTTTTTATGCACCGCTCACGAAAGATTGAAAGAAAAATTGTATTAGGggagatacacaaattatgtcacgcaaaaatcgaccattttcaaccaccCCTcctctcccccctatgtcacattttttgtataggatcatctcaatattttttgaaagggCCGTCACATTCTGCCAACCCCTCCCCATCccacctaaaagcgtgacgtaatttgtgtacggccccattACTGTAAAATGCCAAGCTATAAATCAACAGGCATCGAGATCCTCCGTATGTATAGGCttaccagatttgtcccgtttaaatacggaacacatttcggaaactcaacaaaaagcacatcaatgtccaaaaacagaacttcatgttgttaataatgctatttcagctagaaagaaccaataacactagtttacagcatttttgaactcggtaagctgatgatcatttctggtgtagaatcatgccctgagttcaaaaacgcgaaggaaaaaaattccagtagagcggaaattttttcgactttccatacaaggctgatgatttaaaattgatttttgttctatttttaagcaacgtcgctcacttcacacatctaattctccgtaaccaatgctccgattgagctgatttttttactgtaactcgcctacatatgatatgtcaaataaacgtttagaaagaatttttaaattgctattttcgtattgaaaaaaatacatttcttaatatatttttgcaaatttagctaaaatttaaggagatcgtccccaaaactcgtcaatatcttgaatttcatcaatttgGCGCAaatcctgcattcagatgatcgaatggtattgtattcagctttcaatttatggaaaaagatttgaatttttttgtacaaaacgcaagatatttgaattttagtaaattccatattattaaaagttgtaaaactcgatattgagctaaaactcgaaaactgctctacttaaaattttttgaagcacggtttcgaaatcagtgctaaattgtacttaaaaaattttgatcgttgacacaagttcacgactttcgttttattttgtaaactagtgtaattgagtCAAAAACGTTTACTATGCTCCAGTGACGAGCGTTTGTaaattttgttgtcccgttaaatacgggacggatggtcagcctacgtATGTAGTAGTTGTAAGTGATTCTTTGGGCATCATTTTTGGAACAAACCATGGTAAAATTTGAACAGGAAATTAGTGCATGCATgtcttcatgtatttctttaaacatttaattatctaggagtttttctttagatttttttttctaaggtttcttcaaaagattctttcaaaatttgtttctaagtttttttttagaattcccagACGCTCTTCCAGAAGCTATTCTTGCAATTTGTCTTTATCAGGGATTTTTGTATactgactccttcagaaatttctccaggtgtatccccagtagttcttcaagggattcctttagaaatttattgaatGATTTCTTCAAGGACACTTTTatcagtaatttctgaaaaaaaattgccaacattttaaagagattccaaaactttctctacggatttctccccccagaaatttcttaagcattttatccatggaattacttccagagtttctcACTAATTTCTCACGATTGTTTTTTCACAGAATTAAGGAGGTaatcttaagaagtttcttcctGGGAGAATAAgtcattcattcaggaattattccagagataacattacaaattgctccagaaaatttcaagactttcttctaggaatttccaaaggtatcACCAGGAGTTACTCTAGATATttgtttagaagttccttcagagattctttcaaaaattcttccaaatccaaatccgagcaggaattcctgaatgattttcttaagaaatctccagtagaatccctgttgaaatctcaagaaaatttgattttgaaactcttgaatgattttctagcgaaatatctccaggaactatTTCTGATAGATTTGctgtagaaaatcctgcagaaactttAATATTCAATGATATTTGGAGggtgttctgagaatatttctgGTACAATCTGTGaacgtatttctggagaaactcatgaaatgcttcaagaatgttggtaaaaaaaaagacgcggacaccgtcttcagccagaggctgtacagactgaatgatacttaaacactagacaagggacacacggagcatgcaccagtggatacggagaagaaactattctcacgaaaagtttcatcgcccggagcgggaatcgaaccctcaccccatagcatggtgcgattagaagcttggtgaccctaaccgcacggctacgaggctccaggctggtaagaaattctccaggattttttctaacaagtcctcaataaacttttctatgAACTTCAAAAAGAAACCCCGATGagtttctttaagatttcctccagcaaattcatcagaaattcctgctgaaaatgcaaaggcttttctgaacatctgaaaaaaaaaatcttgggatgtTTCTTAAAGAATTGCTGTAGAGATTAGAAGGAAATATTTATGAACAAGGTTTTtcaaaaaccttacccttcgttttttttattatttttctgtagaaagctgaattctagcctcaaaatttgccatcTAGCCCAAGATGGCCAAATGCTtctattttttctcgaatttttgttTTGCATCGGTTTTCAAAACAAGCAAAAGCAAACAATTTTTCAGATCCTTTATATCAAAAATAAATTCTACGAACATATTCCAATggaacaacaattatttttttccttcatcTAATCATACTCAAGTAGTCAAGTtacagcgaattaaaaaaaaataaaataaggaaAAAATTAATTGGACCTTATGAGATGTTTCGTGAATTTTCAGACTGTCTCGAATAAGTTTTAATAAGGttcatttttttctcaatttgctgtaacctctctctctctcttcttggcgtaacgtcctcattgggacaaagcctgcttctcagcttagtgttctatgagcacttccacagttattaactgagagcttcctctgccaatgaccattttgcatgcgtatatcgtgtggcaggcacgaagatactctatgcccaaggaagtcaaggaaatttcctttacgaaaagatcctggaccgaccgggaatcgaacccgtcaccctcagcatggtcatgctgaatacccgtgcgtttaccgcctcggctatatgggccctgtatgCTGTAACCTACATATGGTTGAATGTAGGAAAAGAAAATATACTTAgttattttcttggaaatttgtaCGTAGAAGCTATTTTTGATATaagaaatctcaaaaattgtTTCATGTTGCACGTTTTCAAAAACGTTGAAAAATAAAGAGATAAATGGGCAACTTGGCAAATTTTAAggctttaataaagacaaatcaatcaatcaatcaatcaattttaaggctggaagtcagctttccacagaaaaacaatgatgaaaatattgaatcttaagtttttttttggaaaattgacattatatgacatctaacatagatccgcgatgaatattactctcagtgtatttattCTGGTCCTTCGTGTATTCATCTAGAAGTGCTTCAAATATCtccaaacatcttcgaagacatcatttcaattcaacaaaccgtttttgagttataaaattttaaagaaaaaatctAACTTTTCAAAATTTAGGGAACGagtattgcaaaacaaataaaatGAAGAGCATTTTCAGGAACAGGCTCATACATGagtaaaatttcatttcaattgaaaaacgttgcgtctacgcgattcgtatgttgagctggaaatgctccaTTTAGCCTGATCGAGAAAAACAAACCGATGTCTTACTGGAGACTGGATATCTTCCAATTTtcgatagagtaaagtggggcaagagtttcttttgtgtttttgagctcaattcaaattatatctttcgggtgtTGAGGTTGttcgaactttttttgaaaaaaatctctcactcaaaaaattatgaaaattgatcaatattccaaaaagttatgacaaaatgttggtttttgatcaaaaaatgtaacatgcgatggtccttccatcGCATgggatggaattgtaatgaaatcgaattcgatattttattttggggcgtaactaggtatattttgaagatgctttagcatgtataactttttgcaaaaaagatttggaaatcatattttacacatagtggggcaaaagttcgagtcatgtggaagagtgatggaattagtgagaaaattcgatttaggttgaaaaaaaaatgttgttttatctgaatttggcggaaaactacaaatttttggtttagtaaatttaaccctaatttgggtaaaatccagatcgaatttttaagtgtattccagttccaacatcaaatattaagtggttccatgtattcctattaccaaagtgtcaaaatagtgtgctacggttagcgaaattccacaaacactagattcgaacttttgccccagtggtggggcaagagttcgaataaaacacacacatacaaaaagtgttgtaactcaaaattgaaaaattttagctgatggatggtagaatcatcaCACGGtatgtatttatttttttcttcttcgattttttgaaattagttgaattttcaactagggtcgaacttttgccccaccttaccctATATTTGTGCTGTGATTTAGAATGAAAACGTAAACTGTGCCAGCACAGTTTTTCTACCTTGCGGCCAAGCCCGAAGAGTGTCCCGTAAGCTTtgccaactttttttctctcatttGTTGAACCAGCCTAGTTTCGCATGCAGCTTTGAAACTGAGATACAGATACAAAGTTTTGATCACGTTCATAGCGATCGTTTGAGCCACAAAACACCAGGCGTGGTACTGTAGAACACACGCGCTTTTATTGTCCGGCTATATTGGCTCTGTGCTAAGTAGTTAATTGAATAGTGTGGTTGTGAACTGATAGCTAAGCTTACACCGCAGAAGAGCGCATATCTTCCGGGTTGCCCCGCCGCACGAAAACATCAACATCATGGTAGGTTCGATACTCATCTCGCTGACCGGTGTCCTCATAGTTGGGCCACTCACATGCCTTGGAGATGCGGATCCCTGTTCTGTAAATCCATTCAATAAAACCTGTATCGCGGACAATCTACGGGCAACGTACGAAGAAGTTATCAGACTAAAATATAAATTTGACGTGCTGTTGATCGATGTTCGCCAGCCGGAAGAGGTGGCATGTACCGGTTCCATTCCAACCAGCATACACATACCTCGTGAGTTCGTCGTACCATAACTAAAGAATACATGGATTTGATTAAGTTCCAAACTTTTCGCAGTTGCTACGGTATCCGATGAATTACAACTCCCGACGAATGCGTTTCTGTGCAAATACGGCCGACGCAAGCCTGGATTGGACGACCTGATTATCTTCTATTGCCGTTCGGGGAATCGAGCTGCAACTGCCGCCCTCGCCGCTGTTGAGTTGGGATTCAGAAAGTAAGATATTCAACTATAGTTTATTCGATAATGTAACGACAATGCGATTTTCACAGGGTGAAGAACTACGTTGGATCTTGGATTGAATATGCTACGCGCCGTTGCTTAATATTGGACTGTTCTGGGGCAACTCCAGACTATTGTATTGAAATTGAATTATTATATTCATGACATGAATTATTTTTTATGGTTTAGTTTTGTAGTGTTTAGTTAGATAGAAATATGGTTACAATAATAAACCATCATACTTATTAGCAGGTTATTATTCTTTCTGTCTGCATCACTAACACAACACTTGCACGAAGTATTCTTCTTTACGTCGTAACGGAACTTTTAATGCACTCTTTTGGTAGATTTGGCATTTGGTGGACTTCAGTTCGATCCGTTCAATTTACACCTAGTGTAGCGAACTTCTCAACTGGATTAGGCCCTGGGGGCGTCGAATGCTCTTAGAGGTCCTATTTAACCGCTAACAGCCATCTTGTGCGTGGCCTGCCTTAAAGGTGCCGGGTTTTTCCTGATTAACTAAGTAGAGTactgaatattattcatctgttgttCTTGCGGCATCCTTGCGACGTGACCAGTTCATTTTAGCCTGCCATGTGTTATAGCTTGACAATATTGACCTACCAGCAATCATGTTCTTCGTCTTGCTGGTGTTGATTGCGAGATCAATTCTCGCTGTCTCCATTTTCAAAGGCATGAATGGTATCgatataagggcccatatagccgagacggtaaacgcacgggtattcagcatgaccatgctgagggtgacgggttcgattcccggtcggtccaggat contains the following coding sequences:
- the LOC109402478 gene encoding uncharacterized protein LOC109402478 produces the protein MMLNHITSTILSDVRKSRAKYSSTRVACTKNKHDLDHFRIASFAYILLILFQPPSQLSSDHLPKIYTMPILSNSLVIALLVAAPFQCLGAAVDPCAENKFTPSCIAPCLVATYDEIVDLPNHPEKLLIDVRKPEELNCTGSIPTSINIPLAVVGQELQLGVVEFQCKYNRRKPGLNDPVIFSCREGNRAADAANIASKLGYTKRAHIFRVAPPHENINIMVGSILISLTGVLIVGPLTCLGDADPCSVNPFNKTCIADNLRATYEEVIRLKYKFDVLLIDVRQPEEVACTGSIPTSIHIPLATVSDELQLPTNAFLCKYGRRKPGLDDLIIFYCRSGNRAATAALAAVELGFRKVKNYVGSWIEYATRRCLILDCSGATPDYCIEIELLYS